Proteins from one Bacillota bacterium genomic window:
- the purQ gene encoding phosphoribosylformylglycinamidine synthase subunit PurQ, which produces MRVAVVLFPGANCDRDTLWAFSEVLGEEAFPVPHDRDHLPAADLVVLPGGFSYGDYLRPGAVAARAPVMRAVRRHAAAGGLVLGICNGFQILCEAGLLPGALVANEGGRFVCRSLHLRVESDASPLTSRLRPGEVLRLPVAHAAGNYRLAPGEAERLAAEGRILFRYVDAAGRIRPEANPNGSEGSIAGVAGPGGNVMGLMPHPERAVAPWQGSVDGLRLLRSLRDHLAASPAREVSLP; this is translated from the coding sequence TTGCGCGTGGCCGTCGTCCTCTTTCCCGGCGCCAACTGCGACCGCGACACGCTCTGGGCTTTCTCCGAGGTGCTGGGCGAGGAAGCCTTCCCGGTTCCCCACGACCGGGACCATCTTCCCGCCGCCGACCTGGTGGTGCTGCCCGGGGGCTTCAGCTACGGCGACTACCTGCGCCCGGGCGCCGTCGCCGCCCGCGCCCCGGTGATGCGGGCCGTGCGCCGGCACGCGGCCGCCGGCGGCCTGGTGCTCGGCATCTGCAACGGCTTCCAGATCCTCTGCGAGGCCGGCCTCCTGCCCGGCGCGCTTGTGGCCAACGAGGGCGGTCGCTTCGTCTGCCGCAGCCTCCACCTGCGCGTGGAGAGCGACGCCTCGCCGCTCACCTCCAGGCTCCGGCCGGGCGAGGTACTGCGCCTGCCCGTGGCGCACGCGGCGGGCAACTATCGCCTGGCACCGGGGGAGGCCGAGCGGTTGGCGGCCGAGGGGCGCATCCTCTTCCGCTACGTCGACGCGGCCGGCCGGATCCGTCCCGAGGCCAACCCCAACGGCTCGGAGGGCTCCATCGCGGGCGTGGCCGGCCCCGGCGGCAACGTGATGGGCCTGATGCCCCACCCCGAGCGCGCGGTGGCGCCCTGGCAGGGCTCCGTCGACGGCCTGCGCCTGCTCCGCTCGCTGCGCGACCACCTGGCCGCCTCGCCCGCGCGGGAGGTGAGCCTGCCGTGA
- the purL gene encoding phosphoribosylformylglycinamidine synthase subunit PurL — MSTAGLLREEGWEQVGLTRGEYRRILRLLGRRPNPVELGVFGLLWSEHCSYKSSRAWLGRLPSRGPRVVQGPGENAGVLDAGDGWWVAVRIESHNHPTAVDPYQGAATGVGGILRDVLATGARPVALLDSLRTGPLEEGRSARLLDGMVRGVGDYGNSVGVPTVGGELVFHPGYADNPLLNVMCVGLLRPEGLVAARAAGVGNPVWLLGSATGRDGLHGASLLASRTLSAPEQGQASLRPAVQVGDPFAGKVLIEGCLALAEAGLVAGLNDLGAGGLAASAAEAAARAGTGILLDLDRVPLRDPSLEPYEILLSETQERMLLVSPAGREAEVIALAGRYGLSARPVGRVTGDGRLVARWRGEVVVDLPVEALTRRAPRYRRRTVRRRRGEAAAPAPAAERRRRLPGDERLRWLYEQYDRQVGHLTARAPGFGGDQGAALLRLPGGRAGLALAMAGREEACERDPLLGAALSVAAALRPLAALGAEPLGLVDALNLASPERPEVMGDFVDLVEGVALAARRLGVPVVGGNVSFYNESGRSGVVPTPVVGAVGRVDDLERALGRPAAGCRLLLLEAAAAGPEAGPERLLEWERELQAGCRQLVARGLALAAHVGRAGPTATLARWLAGEARPDRAAAEALRLLEEEGEAGSWEEGRFLLAVEADRLAEVEEETASRGLRLRPLGALEEGTAAWPS, encoded by the coding sequence GTGAGCACCGCCGGCCTCCTTCGGGAGGAAGGCTGGGAGCAGGTGGGTCTGACGCGCGGCGAGTACCGGCGCATCCTGCGCCTCCTCGGCCGCCGCCCCAACCCGGTGGAGCTGGGCGTCTTCGGCCTCCTCTGGTCCGAGCACTGCAGCTACAAGTCCTCGCGCGCCTGGCTGGGGCGCCTCCCCTCGCGCGGCCCGCGCGTCGTCCAGGGGCCGGGTGAGAACGCCGGCGTCCTCGACGCCGGCGACGGCTGGTGGGTGGCGGTCCGCATCGAGAGCCACAACCACCCCACCGCCGTCGACCCCTACCAGGGCGCGGCCACGGGCGTGGGCGGCATCCTGCGCGACGTGCTCGCCACGGGCGCGCGGCCGGTGGCGCTCCTCGACTCGCTGCGCACCGGCCCCCTGGAGGAGGGGCGCTCGGCCCGCCTCCTGGACGGCATGGTGCGCGGCGTGGGCGACTACGGGAACTCGGTGGGCGTGCCGACCGTCGGCGGCGAGCTGGTCTTCCACCCCGGCTACGCCGACAACCCGCTGCTCAACGTGATGTGCGTCGGCCTGCTGCGCCCGGAGGGGCTCGTGGCGGCCCGGGCGGCGGGCGTGGGCAACCCGGTCTGGCTCCTGGGCTCGGCCACCGGCCGCGACGGCCTCCACGGCGCCAGCCTCCTGGCCTCGCGGACGCTCTCCGCCCCGGAGCAAGGCCAGGCCTCGCTCCGCCCCGCCGTCCAGGTGGGCGATCCCTTCGCCGGCAAGGTGCTGATCGAGGGCTGCCTGGCGCTGGCCGAGGCCGGCCTGGTGGCGGGCCTCAACGACCTGGGCGCCGGCGGCCTGGCCGCCTCCGCCGCCGAGGCGGCCGCCCGCGCGGGGACGGGGATCCTTCTCGACCTGGACCGGGTGCCGCTGCGCGACCCCTCGCTGGAGCCGTACGAGATCCTCCTCTCGGAGACGCAGGAGCGGATGCTTTTGGTCAGCCCGGCCGGCCGGGAGGCGGAGGTGATCGCCCTGGCCGGCCGCTACGGTCTCTCCGCGCGGCCGGTGGGGCGCGTCACCGGCGACGGTCGCCTGGTGGCGCGCTGGCGGGGCGAGGTGGTGGTCGACCTGCCGGTGGAGGCGCTCACCCGGCGGGCGCCCCGCTACCGCAGGCGGACCGTCCGCCGCCGGCGCGGGGAGGCGGCGGCGCCGGCGCCCGCCGCGGAGCGCCGGCGGCGGCTCCCCGGCGACGAACGGCTGCGCTGGCTCTACGAGCAGTACGACCGCCAGGTGGGCCACCTGACGGCGCGGGCGCCCGGCTTCGGCGGCGACCAGGGGGCGGCGCTCCTCCGCCTGCCGGGCGGTCGCGCCGGGCTGGCGCTGGCCATGGCCGGCCGCGAGGAAGCCTGCGAGCGGGACCCGCTCCTGGGCGCGGCGCTCAGCGTGGCCGCCGCCCTCAGGCCGCTGGCCGCCCTGGGCGCCGAGCCGCTGGGCCTGGTGGACGCCCTCAACCTGGCGAGCCCGGAGCGGCCCGAGGTGATGGGCGACTTCGTCGACCTGGTGGAGGGTGTCGCCCTCGCCGCCCGCCGGCTGGGCGTGCCGGTGGTGGGCGGGAACGTCAGCTTCTACAACGAGAGCGGCCGCTCGGGCGTCGTCCCGACGCCGGTGGTGGGGGCCGTGGGGCGCGTCGACGACCTGGAGCGGGCGCTCGGCCGGCCGGCGGCGGGCTGTCGCCTGCTCCTTCTCGAGGCGGCCGCCGCCGGTCCGGAAGCCGGCCCGGAGCGGCTCCTGGAGTGGGAGCGCGAGCTCCAGGCGGGCTGCCGCCAGCTGGTGGCCCGCGGCCTGGCGCTGGCCGCCCATGTCGGCCGCGCCGGCCCGACCGCCACCCTGGCCCGCTGGCTGGCGGGGGAGGCGCGACCGGACCGGGCGGCGGCGGAGGCGCTGAGGCTTCTGGAGGAGGAGGGGGAGGCGGGCTCCTGGGAGGAGGGCCGCTTCCTCCTGGCGGTGGAAGCGGACCGCTTGGCCGAGGTCGAGGAGGAGACGGCTTCGCGCGGCCTCCGCCTGCGCCCGCTGGGCGCGCTCGAGGAGGGGACGGCGGCATGGCCGAGCTGA
- the purF gene encoding amidophosphoribosyltransferase produces MAELSGAPREACGIFAVWNHPDPVGVVLRGLYALQHRGQESAGMAVRTPSGELVLERGMGLVAEALPAERLERLRALGPDAALGHVRYSTTGASRLENAQPFLVRLRQGASALAHNGELVNAARLRRTLERRGSIFQSESDSEVIAHLVAARPEGEVGAAFLEALHVLQGAFALALLAPSALWAVRDPYGIRPLTLGRLGKATVVASESCALDAVGAEPLGEVRAGEAVEIGTGGLRRLRYARPEEGDREALCLFELIYLARPDTLLAGGDVHTFRKRSGRLLAREAPAEADVVVGVPDSSLSAASGYAEALGLPYEMGLVRNRYVGRTFIEPEEAGRGERVRLKLNAVRPVVAGRRVVLVDDSLVRGTTARQIVELLRSAGAAQVHLRIASPPFRFPCGYGIDASRRGELFAAGRSLEAMRAELGVESLAFLSLAGLLEAAGEELPAGSAPASRRFCTACFTGDYPVPLPDREEAEEAPLPPPHLEEVS; encoded by the coding sequence ATGGCCGAGCTGAGCGGCGCGCCGCGCGAGGCCTGCGGCATCTTCGCGGTCTGGAACCACCCCGACCCGGTGGGCGTGGTCTTGCGAGGCCTCTACGCCCTTCAGCACCGGGGCCAGGAGTCGGCGGGCATGGCGGTGCGGACGCCGTCCGGAGAGCTGGTGCTGGAGCGGGGCATGGGGCTGGTGGCCGAGGCGCTGCCCGCGGAGCGCCTGGAGCGCCTGCGCGCGCTCGGCCCCGACGCCGCCCTGGGCCACGTCCGCTACTCCACCACCGGCGCCAGCCGCCTGGAGAACGCGCAGCCGTTCCTGGTCCGGCTGCGCCAGGGGGCCAGCGCGCTGGCCCACAACGGCGAGCTGGTCAACGCCGCGCGCCTGCGCCGCACCCTGGAACGGCGCGGCTCCATCTTCCAGAGCGAGAGCGACAGCGAGGTGATCGCCCACCTGGTGGCGGCCCGTCCGGAGGGCGAGGTGGGCGCCGCCTTCCTGGAGGCGCTCCACGTTCTGCAGGGCGCCTTCGCCCTCGCCCTCCTGGCGCCTTCGGCGCTCTGGGCGGTGCGCGACCCGTACGGCATCCGGCCCCTGACGCTGGGCCGCCTGGGCAAGGCGACGGTGGTCGCCTCGGAGAGCTGCGCCCTGGACGCGGTGGGCGCCGAGCCGCTGGGCGAGGTGCGGGCGGGCGAGGCGGTGGAGATCGGGACCGGCGGCCTCCGCCGCCTTCGCTATGCGCGGCCCGAGGAAGGCGACCGCGAGGCGCTCTGCCTCTTCGAGCTGATCTACCTGGCGCGCCCCGACACCCTCCTGGCGGGCGGCGACGTGCACACCTTCCGCAAGCGGAGCGGCCGCCTCCTGGCGCGCGAGGCGCCGGCCGAGGCGGATGTCGTCGTCGGCGTGCCCGACTCCAGCCTCTCCGCAGCCTCCGGCTACGCCGAGGCGCTGGGCCTGCCCTACGAGATGGGGCTGGTGCGCAACCGCTACGTCGGCCGCACCTTCATCGAGCCCGAGGAGGCCGGCCGCGGCGAGCGGGTCCGCCTCAAGCTGAACGCGGTCCGCCCGGTGGTGGCCGGCCGGCGGGTGGTGCTGGTGGACGACTCGCTGGTGCGCGGCACCACCGCCCGCCAGATCGTCGAGCTGCTCCGCTCCGCCGGCGCCGCCCAAGTCCACCTGCGCATCGCCTCGCCCCCCTTCCGCTTCCCGTGCGGCTACGGCATCGACGCCTCGCGCCGCGGCGAGCTCTTTGCCGCCGGCCGTAGCCTGGAGGCCATGCGCGCCGAGCTGGGCGTGGAGAGCCTGGCCTTTCTCAGCCTGGCCGGCCTCCTGGAGGCGGCCGGCGAGGAGCTCCCCGCCGGCTCCGCGCCGGCCAGCCGGCGCTTCTGCACCGCCTGCTTCACGGGCGACTACCCCGTGCCGCTCCCCGACCGCGAGGAGGCGGAAGAGGCGCCGCTCCCGCCGCCCCACCTGGAGGAGGTGAGCTGA
- the purM gene encoding phosphoribosylformylglycinamidine cyclo-ligase, which translates to MDAPRKRPPLTYAAAGVHLEDAEELVRRIAPLARAAGRSEVVEGVGGFAGLARLPRGYRKPLLAAGADGVGSKLLLAAALGRHESVGIDCVAMNANDVLAVGAEPLFFLDYLAAHRLEPDFVATVVAGVAEGCRRAGCALLGGESAELPDLYGPGEYDLAGFCLGVVEEEERLGPARVREGDRLLALASSGLHANGYALARKALLERGGLRLDRPLPGAAPGAAGSPPPTLGDLLLEPTRLYVRPVLQLLRAAGGEVHAAAHVTGGGLAANLARVLPAGLRAEIERSWPEPPLFRAIREAGGVEEAEMERVFNLGAGFVLVVSAEAAEEAARLLRDAGEQVFPAGRVVRA; encoded by the coding sequence ATGGACGCCCCCCGGAAGCGGCCGCCGCTCACTTACGCCGCCGCGGGCGTCCACCTGGAGGACGCCGAGGAGCTGGTCCGGCGCATCGCACCCCTGGCGCGGGCGGCGGGGCGCAGCGAAGTGGTGGAGGGGGTGGGCGGCTTCGCCGGCCTCGCGCGGCTGCCGCGCGGCTACCGGAAACCGCTCCTGGCGGCGGGCGCCGACGGCGTCGGCTCCAAGCTCCTTTTGGCCGCGGCGCTGGGCCGCCACGAGAGCGTGGGCATCGACTGCGTGGCCATGAACGCCAACGACGTGCTGGCGGTGGGCGCGGAGCCGCTCTTCTTCCTGGACTACCTGGCGGCGCACCGGCTCGAGCCGGACTTCGTCGCCACGGTGGTGGCGGGCGTGGCCGAGGGCTGCCGCCGGGCCGGCTGCGCGCTCCTGGGCGGCGAGTCGGCGGAGCTGCCCGACCTCTACGGCCCCGGCGAGTACGACCTGGCCGGTTTCTGTCTGGGGGTGGTGGAGGAGGAGGAGCGGCTCGGCCCCGCGCGCGTGCGCGAGGGCGACCGCCTGCTGGCGCTGGCCAGCTCCGGCCTCCACGCCAACGGCTACGCCCTGGCCAGGAAGGCGCTCCTGGAGCGCGGCGGCCTGCGCCTCGACCGCCCGCTGCCCGGCGCGGCGCCGGGAGCGGCGGGCAGCCCGCCGCCCACCCTGGGCGACCTGCTCCTGGAGCCGACCCGCCTCTACGTCCGCCCGGTGCTGCAGCTCCTGCGCGCGGCGGGCGGCGAGGTCCACGCCGCCGCCCACGTCACCGGCGGCGGGCTGGCCGCCAACCTGGCCCGCGTCCTGCCCGCCGGCCTCCGCGCCGAGATCGAGCGCAGCTGGCCGGAGCCGCCTCTCTTCCGGGCCATCCGCGAGGCCGGCGGCGTGGAGGAGGCGGAGATGGAGCGCGTCTTCAACCTGGGCGCCGGCTTCGTCCTGGTGGTCTCGGCCGAGGCCGCCGAGGAGGCGGCCCGCCTCCTGCGCGACGCGGGCGAGCAGGTCTTCCCGGCGGGACGGGTGGTGCGCGCGTGA
- the purN gene encoding phosphoribosylglycinamide formyltransferase, producing MPLGVLVSGRGSNLEAILAAVERGELPAEVRLVLSDRPGVRALEVARARGLPARVLERRRFAGREAYDRALAAALLERGVELCALAGFLRLLGPVFLEAMGGRVMNIHPSLLPAFPGLEAQRQALEYGVRVTGCTVHFVDEAMDHGPIILQAAVPVEDGDTPESLAERILVQEHRLYPEAIRLYAADRLRIRGRRVIRLPADDETR from the coding sequence GTGCCGCTGGGCGTCCTGGTCTCCGGGCGGGGCTCCAACCTGGAGGCCATCCTGGCGGCGGTGGAGCGGGGCGAGCTGCCCGCCGAGGTCCGCCTCGTCCTCTCCGACCGCCCCGGCGTGCGGGCGCTGGAGGTGGCCCGCGCCCGCGGCCTGCCGGCACGGGTGCTGGAGCGGCGCCGCTTTGCCGGGCGCGAGGCCTACGACCGCGCGCTGGCGGCCGCGCTGCTGGAGCGGGGGGTGGAGCTCTGCGCGCTGGCCGGCTTCCTGCGCCTGCTCGGCCCGGTCTTTCTGGAGGCGATGGGCGGGCGGGTGATGAACATCCACCCCTCGCTCCTGCCCGCCTTCCCGGGCCTGGAGGCGCAGCGCCAGGCGCTGGAGTACGGCGTGCGCGTCACCGGCTGCACCGTCCACTTCGTGGATGAGGCGATGGACCACGGGCCCATCATCCTGCAGGCGGCGGTACCGGTGGAGGACGGGGACACGCCCGAGAGCCTGGCGGAGCGCATCCTCGTCCAGGAGCACCGCCTCTACCCGGAGGCGATCCGGCTCTACGCGGCGGACCGGCTGCGCATCCGCGGCCGGCGGGTGATCCGGCTGCCGGCCGACGACGAGACGAGGTGA